A single Pristis pectinata isolate sPriPec2 chromosome 6, sPriPec2.1.pri, whole genome shotgun sequence DNA region contains:
- the rpp14 gene encoding ribonuclease P protein subunit p14 isoform X1: MIRSGEEQTGAVYERRVCKNASDYQYMKVGLEFEAPGFRLNDASFKQMIVSALRGLHGEIGAALPVDVLKFEEQSLTAILRVRGSDLVKLWSALTLSAFYKDKKCAFRVIQVSPFLLALSGNSREFLLI, from the exons ATGATCCGCTCGGGCGAGGAGCAGACGGGCGCCGTGTACGAGAGGCGCGTTTGCAAGAATGCCTCCGACTATCAGTACATGAAGGTCGGcct GGAATTTGAAGCCCCCGGATTCAGGCTGAATGATGCCTCCTTCAAACAGATGATCGTTTCGGCCCTCAGGGGTTTGCATGGAGAG ATTGGAGCGGCCTTACCTGTTGACGTTCTGAAATTTGAAGAGCAATCATTAACAGCTATACTGAGGGTAAGAGGGAG TGACCTTGTGAAGCTATGGAGTGCATTGACCCTGTCGGCATTCTATAAAGATAAGAAGTGTGCTTTCAGAGTTATACAG GTCTCTCCGTTTCTTCTTGCACTGTCGGGCAACAGTAGAGAATTTCTGTTGATTTGA
- the rpp14 gene encoding ribonuclease P protein subunit p14 isoform X2, with protein sequence MIRSGEEQTGAVYERRVCKNASDYQYMKVGLEFEAPGFRLNDASFKQMIVSALRGLHGEIGAALPVDVLKFEEQSLTAILRVRGSDLVKLWSALTLSAFYKDKKCAFRVIQVAA encoded by the exons ATGATCCGCTCGGGCGAGGAGCAGACGGGCGCCGTGTACGAGAGGCGCGTTTGCAAGAATGCCTCCGACTATCAGTACATGAAGGTCGGcct GGAATTTGAAGCCCCCGGATTCAGGCTGAATGATGCCTCCTTCAAACAGATGATCGTTTCGGCCCTCAGGGGTTTGCATGGAGAG ATTGGAGCGGCCTTACCTGTTGACGTTCTGAAATTTGAAGAGCAATCATTAACAGCTATACTGAGGGTAAGAGGGAG TGACCTTGTGAAGCTATGGAGTGCATTGACCCTGTCGGCATTCTATAAAGATAAGAAGTGTGCTTTCAGAGTTATACAG GTTGCAGCATaa
- the LOC127572040 gene encoding hydroxyacyl-thioester dehydratase type 2, mitochondrial-like: MFEMAFSRLGCKIFGRMSFSGSRIMLGIFQRTLKMDRWCAGGTVMLHDTFLRSVHVQAGERAELTRVFTQSDVFAFSALTGDTNPLHLSEDYAKAHRFEKPVVHGILVCGLISAVLATKIPGCILLSQELRFLAPLYAGEQVSAIADIIKIKRSIAWIAVSCIVNENKKIILKGEVKIMLPEDKGQNV; this comes from the coding sequence ATGTTTGAAATGGCTTTTTCTAGACTGGGTTGTAAAATTTTTGGAAGAATGTctttcagtggttcaagaattATGCTTGGTATATTTCAGAGAACCTTAAAAATGGATCGGTGGTGTGCAGGTGGCACTGTGATGCTACATGATACTTTTCTTAGGTCTGTGCATGTTCAAGCTGGAGAGAGAGCTGAACTTACCAGAGTTTTTACGCAGAGTGATGTATTTGCCTTTTCAGCATTAACTGGTGATACCAACCCACTTCATCTTAGTGAGGATTATGCTAAAGCCCATAGGTTTGAAAAACCAGTTGTGCATGGTATATTGGTTTGTGGATTAATATCTGCGGTTCTGGCAACTAAAATTCCTGGGTGTATTCTCCTGTCACAAGAACTCCGTTTCTTAGCACCTTTGTATGCAGGTGAACAAGTCTCTGCAATTGCGgatataattaaaataaagagaTCCATTGCCTGGATTGCTGTTTCAtgtattgtaaatgaaaataagaagATTATTTTGAAAGGGGAAGTCAAGATAATGCTGCCAGAAGATAAAGGTCAAAATGTATAG